A genomic window from Streptomyces sp. NBC_00234 includes:
- a CDS encoding heparin lyase I family protein gives MRKTTRRSAVAAAMAGALAVTGLATAEAGQSGVDRPSQGPARSSSLLLDIDYANGGLDSGIPDLTTTHATAPDASYVVGSGTDNAIAHKVTLGDPGYVSDGAPRSESATNDVPEGRIHVGDEHRYEFSVLLKDWKTYEAGDSESGDIIFQGKHAGGNLPSFYLMTKRNSIAFRSPTLDLQAGVVDDFRPYLGEWMHFRVDVGWTDDSTGYYRISTRLPGATQFTLRQTYENVRTFHPENPTDFGYLKWGLYRPSQSLGNGDVPTRVVLHDDIRILDLRAVRAARR, from the coding sequence ATGAGGAAGACGACACGGCGGTCCGCCGTCGCCGCGGCGATGGCGGGGGCACTGGCCGTCACCGGACTGGCCACCGCGGAGGCGGGACAGAGCGGGGTGGACCGCCCTTCACAGGGTCCGGCCCGCAGCTCCTCGCTCCTGCTGGACATCGACTACGCGAACGGCGGCCTGGATTCCGGCATTCCGGACCTGACCACGACGCACGCGACGGCGCCCGACGCGTCGTACGTCGTCGGATCGGGGACGGACAACGCCATCGCCCACAAGGTGACCCTGGGCGATCCCGGTTACGTCTCCGACGGGGCCCCGCGCAGCGAGAGCGCCACGAACGACGTCCCCGAGGGGAGGATCCATGTGGGCGACGAGCACCGCTACGAGTTCAGTGTCCTGTTGAAGGACTGGAAGACGTACGAAGCCGGTGACTCCGAGAGCGGCGACATCATCTTCCAGGGCAAGCACGCGGGCGGAAACCTTCCGTCCTTCTATCTCATGACCAAGCGGAACAGCATCGCGTTCCGGTCGCCGACCCTGGATCTCCAGGCCGGCGTGGTCGACGACTTCCGCCCGTACCTCGGTGAGTGGATGCACTTCCGCGTGGACGTGGGCTGGACGGACGACAGCACCGGCTACTACAGGATCTCCACCCGGCTGCCGGGCGCGACGCAGTTCACGCTGCGGCAGACCTACGAGAACGTGCGGACGTTCCACCCCGAGAACCCGACGGACTTCGGCTATCTCAAGTGGGGGCTCTACCGCCCCAGCCAGTCGCTGGGGAACGGGGACGTTCCCACGCGCGTCGTGCTCCACGACGACATCCGGATCCTGGATCTGCGGGCGGTGCGTGCCGCCAGGCGCTGA
- the cydB gene encoding cytochrome d ubiquinol oxidase subunit II, translating to MEFTTLWFILIGVLWVGFFVLEGFDLGVGMLHGLLSRDEASRRAVLHTIGPVWDGNEVWLVTAGAAMFAAFPGWYATLFSGFYLALVLLLAGLIVRGIAVEYRDRVDSTQWRRTWTILLTAGSLTVPFVLGIALGDLLHGVPIGRDQEYAGTFADLFTGYGVFSGITLTVLCLFHGATFLALKTSGEIRDKAHRLARVSVLPAGLVVLAFVFWTRSLADQGILLNLVELAAVLAVAAAAWAIGSGHDGWAFGATTVAMAATVGSLFTELYPRVMVSSTSGAFDLTVDNTASGPYALKVLTVVALVLLPVVLVYQGWTYHVFRKRISADHFPTPGKAS from the coding sequence ATGGAATTCACCACCCTCTGGTTCATCCTCATCGGCGTACTGTGGGTCGGCTTCTTCGTCCTGGAGGGCTTCGACCTCGGCGTCGGTATGCTCCACGGACTGCTCTCCCGCGACGAAGCGAGCCGACGGGCCGTCCTCCACACCATCGGACCGGTATGGGACGGCAACGAAGTCTGGCTGGTCACGGCGGGCGCCGCGATGTTCGCCGCCTTCCCGGGCTGGTACGCGACCCTCTTCTCCGGCTTCTACCTCGCCCTCGTCCTCCTCCTGGCCGGACTCATCGTCCGCGGCATCGCCGTCGAATACCGCGACCGCGTCGACAGCACGCAATGGCGACGGACGTGGACCATCCTGCTGACTGCCGGCAGTCTGACCGTTCCATTCGTGCTCGGTATCGCCCTCGGAGACCTGCTCCACGGCGTACCGATCGGCCGCGACCAGGAGTACGCAGGCACCTTCGCGGACCTGTTCACCGGCTACGGCGTCTTCAGCGGAATCACTCTGACCGTGCTCTGCCTCTTTCATGGCGCGACCTTCCTCGCCCTGAAGACCAGCGGGGAAATCCGCGACAAGGCCCACCGGCTGGCCCGTGTCAGTGTCCTGCCCGCCGGCTTGGTCGTCCTCGCCTTCGTGTTCTGGACACGCTCCCTCGCCGACCAGGGCATCCTCCTCAACCTCGTTGAACTCGCTGCCGTCCTGGCCGTGGCCGCGGCGGCCTGGGCCATCGGCAGCGGCCACGACGGATGGGCCTTCGGAGCCACTACCGTCGCGATGGCCGCAACCGTTGGGTCGCTGTTCACCGAGCTCTACCCGAGGGTCATGGTCTCCAGCACCAGCGGCGCCTTCGATCTGACCGTCGACAACACGGCGTCCGGCCCCTACGCGCTGAAGGTCTTGACGGTCGTCGCCCTGGTCCTGCTCCCCGTCGTCCTCGTCTACCAGGGCTGGACCTACCACGTCTTCCGCAAGCGGATCTCCGCCGACCACTTCCCCACTCCGGGCAAGGCGTCGTGA
- a CDS encoding cytochrome ubiquinol oxidase subunit I, which translates to MSQLDLARLQFAMTSIYHFLFVPVTIGLSLLTAVLQTAWHRGGRPEYLRLTKFFGTLLVINVAVGVVTGLVQEFQFGMDWSGYARTVGDVFGAPLAMEGLAAFFLESTFLGLWIFGWDKLSKRVHLATIWAVAAGSALSALFIMAANSWMQHPVGYAIDPSTGRPQLNDVWALFTNPVFLRGYLHVVLAALVTGSMVMLAVSAWHLRKDLRDDEAGVENKGDPQKTKDSASAFRLSARLSLLVLVPACMFAMLVGSELGVTEGKYQPMKIAAAEAQWETCQPCSFSLFQIGGGNGDQTPTQILEVPHLLSLLATNHWNGKVLGLNEVNSQYEQAYGPGNYVPNVFIQYWSMRVMAYLSVLALLVGLWGLWLLRGKRLTHSHWFLTAAVWAVPLPFLINTAGWLLTENGRQPWIVQGIQLTKDGVSSSVSTTEVAISIVAFFLLYAALAVVAAVLMTRHARKGAGPTHKDDQPAPEMTY; encoded by the coding sequence ATGAGTCAACTGGATCTGGCGCGCTTGCAGTTTGCGATGACGTCGATCTACCACTTCCTGTTCGTCCCGGTGACCATCGGGCTGAGTCTGCTCACGGCCGTGCTTCAGACCGCCTGGCACCGAGGCGGGCGGCCCGAGTACCTGCGGCTGACGAAGTTCTTCGGGACCCTGCTGGTGATCAACGTCGCCGTCGGCGTGGTGACCGGCCTGGTCCAGGAGTTCCAGTTCGGCATGGACTGGTCGGGCTACGCCCGCACGGTGGGTGACGTGTTCGGGGCGCCACTGGCCATGGAGGGCCTCGCGGCGTTCTTCCTGGAGTCGACCTTCCTCGGCCTGTGGATCTTCGGCTGGGACAAGCTGTCCAAGCGCGTCCACCTGGCGACGATCTGGGCTGTGGCAGCCGGCAGCGCACTGTCGGCGCTGTTCATCATGGCGGCTAACTCCTGGATGCAGCACCCGGTCGGCTATGCCATCGACCCGTCCACCGGCCGACCGCAGCTCAACGACGTGTGGGCGCTGTTCACCAACCCGGTCTTCCTCCGCGGCTACCTGCACGTGGTGCTGGCTGCCCTGGTCACCGGTTCGATGGTCATGCTCGCCGTCTCCGCATGGCACCTGCGCAAAGACCTCCGCGACGACGAGGCAGGCGTCGAGAACAAGGGTGACCCGCAGAAGACGAAGGATTCGGCCTCGGCGTTCCGGCTGTCTGCCCGCTTGTCCCTGTTGGTCCTGGTGCCCGCCTGCATGTTCGCCATGCTCGTCGGCAGCGAACTCGGCGTGACCGAGGGCAAGTACCAACCGATGAAGATCGCTGCCGCAGAGGCGCAGTGGGAGACCTGCCAACCCTGCTCCTTCTCGCTCTTCCAGATCGGCGGCGGCAACGGCGACCAGACACCCACGCAGATCCTGGAAGTCCCCCACCTGCTGTCCCTGCTGGCCACCAACCACTGGAACGGCAAGGTCCTCGGCCTCAACGAGGTCAACAGCCAGTACGAGCAGGCGTACGGTCCGGGCAACTACGTGCCCAACGTCTTCATCCAGTACTGGTCAATGCGCGTCATGGCCTACCTGTCCGTGCTCGCCCTCCTCGTCGGCCTGTGGGGCCTGTGGCTGCTGCGAGGCAAGCGGCTCACGCACTCCCACTGGTTCCTGACCGCCGCGGTCTGGGCCGTTCCGCTGCCGTTCCTCATCAACACCGCCGGCTGGCTCCTCACCGAGAACGGCCGCCAGCCCTGGATCGTGCAGGGCATCCAGCTGACGAAGGACGGCGTCTCCTCCTCCGTCAGCACCACCGAGGTCGCCATCAGCATCGTGGCCTTCTTCCTCCTCTACGCCGCACTGGCCGTCGTCGCCGCCGTGCTGATGACACGCCACGCCCGAAAGGGCGCGGGCCCCACGCACAAGGACGACCAGCCCGCCCCCGAGATGACCTACTGA
- a CDS encoding outer membrane protein assembly factor BamB family protein: MQHPPSMGRRQLLRSGGALGLAAAAAPLLAAPAQAAPAPPRTTVTDLGPAIEQFALMSGLLIGDTVYIGSRNLSPTRLIGFHLPTHTVVSRTDLGTGHSVQALAADPAGRYLYAGILAKADEGRPNLFRWDLSTPDKPAVGIGRTEDRDIRELAVAPDGTVYAVGGVPGKAPALWMYDPGTGAVTKLGIPDPNATLARAVAATDSTVFFGAGSTLAGGGGASKASLYAYDRAAATFTDVTPPEMAKDPSLRELAVFGDHLVVSTAGSTEPAKLAVMDLADLSSYTVTPTHGAVAKNLTAHGDLIHFAGDAGLHTYSMTTRTVAPLAFDGPDLGEIWGLDHVDGTLVVVSGYGFVGEIDTTAGTSVITELGPAGAPVSPQTTMGIAADHQYAYVGGNNVVARHDLRSGTVVNLRAPGEAKDAEVLNGVLYTGQYSSQGMWTYDPANDEQPHRLAEFPSEQNRPLDVCYDAVNGLLLVGVQSDTEGGGSLWTHSPTTGRKSAYINPIDGIQLVRAVATRDGIAYLGGDNPTTQGPRGTLVAFDPVAGRELWRIDLPLATGVAALAVSGRHLYGLTRRGGFFVVDLTIRRVIHTADVRALCPGFAAMVTSRGVVYGVSDTTLFRFHPTTFAVSTVVPEINGAWYSGPHVNADSSGRLYTMRGHHLVRIDDRPVTQS, from the coding sequence ATGCAGCACCCTCCGTCGATGGGCAGGCGTCAACTGCTCCGGTCCGGCGGCGCCCTCGGGCTCGCCGCAGCCGCGGCCCCGCTGCTCGCCGCCCCGGCACAGGCCGCACCGGCCCCGCCCCGCACCACCGTCACCGACCTCGGCCCCGCCATCGAGCAGTTCGCGCTCATGAGCGGGCTCCTGATCGGCGACACCGTGTACATCGGCTCGCGCAACCTCTCCCCCACCCGGCTGATCGGCTTCCACCTGCCGACCCACACGGTGGTGTCCAGGACCGACCTCGGCACGGGGCACTCGGTCCAGGCCCTCGCCGCGGATCCCGCCGGCCGGTACCTGTACGCCGGCATCCTGGCCAAGGCCGACGAGGGCAGGCCGAACCTCTTCCGCTGGGACCTGAGCACTCCGGACAAGCCCGCCGTGGGTATCGGCCGGACCGAGGACCGTGACATCCGCGAGCTCGCCGTCGCCCCGGACGGCACCGTGTACGCCGTGGGCGGTGTGCCGGGGAAGGCACCCGCGCTGTGGATGTACGACCCGGGCACCGGTGCGGTGACCAAGCTCGGTATACCCGACCCGAACGCCACCCTGGCCAGGGCCGTCGCGGCCACGGACTCGACCGTCTTCTTCGGAGCCGGCAGCACCCTGGCCGGTGGGGGCGGGGCGAGCAAGGCATCGCTGTACGCGTACGACCGAGCGGCGGCCACGTTCACCGATGTCACGCCGCCGGAGATGGCGAAGGACCCCAGTCTGCGCGAACTCGCCGTTTTCGGCGACCACCTCGTCGTCAGCACGGCCGGATCGACCGAGCCCGCCAAGCTCGCCGTGATGGACCTGGCCGACCTCTCCTCGTACACCGTGACGCCCACCCACGGCGCGGTGGCCAAGAACCTGACCGCGCACGGCGACCTGATCCACTTCGCCGGCGATGCCGGACTCCACACCTACTCGATGACGACCCGCACCGTCGCCCCCCTCGCCTTCGACGGACCCGACCTCGGCGAGATCTGGGGCCTGGACCACGTCGACGGGACACTGGTCGTCGTCTCGGGTTACGGCTTCGTCGGCGAGATCGACACAACGGCCGGTACGTCCGTCATCACCGAACTCGGCCCGGCAGGCGCCCCCGTCAGCCCGCAGACGACCATGGGGATCGCCGCCGACCACCAGTACGCCTACGTCGGCGGCAACAACGTCGTCGCCCGCCACGACCTGCGCTCCGGCACCGTGGTCAACCTCCGGGCGCCCGGTGAGGCGAAGGACGCCGAGGTGCTGAACGGGGTGCTCTACACGGGCCAGTACAGCTCGCAGGGCATGTGGACGTACGACCCCGCGAACGACGAGCAGCCCCACCGGCTCGCGGAGTTCCCGAGCGAGCAGAACCGTCCTCTCGACGTCTGCTACGACGCGGTCAACGGGCTCCTGCTGGTCGGTGTGCAGTCCGACACCGAAGGCGGCGGCTCCCTGTGGACCCACTCACCGACGACGGGCAGGAAGTCCGCGTACATCAATCCGATCGACGGAATCCAGCTGGTGCGCGCCGTCGCCACACGGGACGGCATCGCCTACCTCGGAGGCGACAACCCCACCACACAGGGGCCGCGTGGCACGCTCGTCGCCTTCGACCCGGTCGCCGGGCGGGAGCTGTGGCGCATCGATCTCCCCCTGGCCACGGGCGTGGCCGCGCTGGCGGTGAGCGGCCGGCACCTGTACGGACTCACGAGAAGGGGCGGCTTCTTCGTCGTCGACCTCACGATCCGCCGGGTGATCCACACCGCCGACGTGCGCGCCCTCTGCCCCGGCTTCGCGGCCATGGTGACCAGCCGGGGCGTGGTCTACGGCGTCTCCGACACCACGCTGTTCCGCTTCCACCCGACTACCTTCGCCGTCAGCACGGTCGTCCCGGAGATCAACGGCGCGTGGTACAGCGGCCCGCACGTCAACGCCGACAGCAGCGGCCGACTGTACACGATGCGCGGCCACCACCTCGTCCGGATCGACGACAGGCCGGTGACGCAGTCATGA
- a CDS encoding DUF4246 domain-containing protein, with protein sequence MTGLSAFPLPFRASRSKAFAIPRTLRELQMMQCSAHIRAKPGWFDKMHDADIVARWTQEAVAQGLTEAQVRYVLAELVHYAALRDGRTGIEVSAVDGVWQSDTLVDDTLGSRLREAVRVLEQVPEAERDWHPGSGGQVLDLVHPSLFCLVGEVSGAPERAWLNPTDRYSAYEFSEKFQWLPTDVDVSDDGEVAFRSYVNNVHPETHHELASVLPDFFARMRPLLENVLTDLRHPRPPRIEADPFGWYDSEPEFPDRSAYSDAAAHAEALSAWEAAQDDWWENRRPVIPDAPAFAPPALPDESARVDLRGRRLQAIVKIATVRLTPDNPDYPGGSWHVEGMLNERIVSTGIYYWDSENITESRLSFRAALDDPPYEQNDDNGLREVYGLEDEDALNQMLGSASTPAGRCLAFPNILQHRVGPFRLMDPTRPGHRKILAFFLVDPSEKIVSTSDVAPQQPWSDTSTMTLEQAKNYREQLMRERKFFVDEHNEQLYEREFSLCEH encoded by the coding sequence TTGACCGGCTTGTCTGCTTTCCCGCTGCCCTTCAGGGCTTCCCGTTCCAAAGCGTTCGCGATACCCCGAACGCTGCGGGAACTTCAGATGATGCAGTGCAGCGCGCACATTCGGGCGAAGCCGGGGTGGTTCGACAAGATGCACGATGCCGACATCGTCGCCAGGTGGACGCAGGAAGCGGTCGCTCAGGGCCTCACCGAAGCGCAGGTTCGCTACGTGCTTGCCGAACTCGTGCACTACGCCGCGCTGCGGGACGGACGAACCGGCATCGAGGTGTCCGCCGTCGACGGGGTGTGGCAGTCGGACACGCTGGTCGACGACACGCTCGGATCCCGGCTGCGCGAGGCGGTCCGGGTTCTGGAACAGGTCCCCGAAGCAGAACGGGACTGGCATCCCGGATCCGGCGGCCAGGTACTGGATCTGGTTCATCCCTCACTGTTCTGCCTGGTGGGAGAGGTGAGCGGTGCGCCCGAGCGGGCTTGGCTGAACCCGACGGACCGCTACTCGGCGTACGAGTTCTCGGAGAAGTTCCAGTGGCTGCCCACGGACGTCGACGTCAGTGACGACGGCGAGGTCGCCTTCCGTTCCTACGTCAACAACGTCCACCCCGAGACTCATCACGAACTGGCCTCGGTCCTGCCGGACTTTTTCGCGCGCATGCGCCCGCTGCTGGAGAACGTGCTCACCGATCTGCGCCATCCGCGGCCCCCGCGGATCGAGGCCGATCCTTTCGGGTGGTACGACTCGGAACCGGAGTTTCCGGACAGGTCCGCCTACAGTGATGCTGCGGCCCATGCAGAAGCCCTCAGCGCATGGGAAGCGGCCCAGGACGACTGGTGGGAGAACCGCCGCCCGGTCATCCCGGACGCCCCGGCTTTCGCCCCGCCCGCGTTGCCCGATGAATCCGCCCGAGTCGACCTGCGTGGCCGCCGTCTTCAGGCCATCGTCAAGATCGCCACCGTTCGTCTCACGCCGGACAATCCCGATTACCCAGGCGGTTCCTGGCATGTCGAGGGGATGTTGAACGAGCGGATCGTCTCGACCGGCATCTATTACTGGGACAGCGAGAACATCACCGAAAGTCGGCTGAGTTTCCGGGCGGCACTCGACGACCCGCCCTACGAACAGAACGACGACAACGGTCTGCGCGAGGTCTACGGCCTGGAGGACGAGGACGCACTGAACCAGATGCTGGGATCGGCATCGACGCCGGCGGGCCGCTGCCTGGCGTTCCCGAACATCCTGCAACACCGCGTCGGCCCATTCCGCCTCATGGACCCCACCCGCCCGGGACACCGCAAAATCCTTGCGTTCTTCCTGGTCGACCCGTCGGAGAAGATCGTCTCGACCTCCGATGTGGCACCGCAGCAACCGTGGTCCGACACCTCGACCATGACGCTCGAACAGGCCAAGAACTACCGCGAACAACTCATGCGGGAACGCAAGTTCTTCGTCGACGAACACAACGAGCAGCTCTACGAACGAGAATTCTCCCTCTGCGAGCACTGA